From Anaerohalosphaera lusitana, one genomic window encodes:
- a CDS encoding DUF2924 domain-containing protein, producing MKIDVARCRDELDGLSIDQLRMRYEKVFGEVSTSRHRTFLIKRILWKMQANVYGGLSYKALKRASELADPTELRMIAPSSPPPPRDGRKVSRSLPARVTSNQSDLVPGTQLERMYKGQRILVTIMDNGVRWNGELYRSLSAVAKEVTGTHWNGKLFFGITKKKVKNAKAKK from the coding sequence ATGAAAATCGATGTAGCACGCTGTCGGGATGAGCTGGACGGGCTTTCCATTGACCAGCTTCGCATGCGGTATGAAAAGGTCTTTGGAGAGGTGTCGACCTCCAGACATCGCACATTTTTGATTAAACGCATTCTGTGGAAGATGCAGGCCAACGTCTATGGTGGTCTGTCTTACAAGGCGCTGAAGCGGGCCAGTGAGCTGGCGGATCCGACGGAACTGCGGATGATCGCCCCATCTTCACCACCGCCGCCCAGGGATGGCAGAAAGGTCAGCCGGTCACTGCCTGCGCGAGTGACTTCCAACCAGAGCGACCTGGTTCCCGGCACGCAGCTTGAACGGATGTACAAGGGTCAGCGGATTCTGGTCACCATCATGGATAACGGGGTTCGCTGGAATGGCGAGTTGTACCGGTCGCTGTCGGCGGTTGCGAAAGAGGTGACGGGCACCCATTGGAATGGAAAACTGTTCTTCGGCATCACTAAGAAAAAGGTAAAGAATGCAAAAGCAAAAAAGTAA
- a CDS encoding ATP-binding protein — translation MYIERTITGALQRASKHFPVILITGPRQIGKTTCLRHSADQNRSYVTLDDPQARELAIDDPKLFLQRFTAPVLIDEIQYAPQLLPLIKMAVDSGANKGDYWLTGSQQFHLMAGVSESLAGRVGILQMLGFSYTELINQGQTSKPFMPDTRDFYSTKKPIGLKELYEHIWRGSFPAIVTDEQMDRDLFYSSYVQTYLQRDVKSLVNVGDEMAFMKFLRGAAARTGQLLNVAELGRDAGITHNTAKRWLSVLEASGLVFLLQPYHGNFTKRLVKTPKLYFMDTGLAAYLTQWTTPETLEAGAASGAFFETWAMTEIIKSYWHNGKAAPVYFYRDNDQREIDLLIVQNGKLFPAEFKKSAAPGKDDVRHFAALERFNMPVGHGAVVCLTDTVIPLSKNTTAINVSQLG, via the coding sequence ATGTACATCGAAAGAACAATAACCGGGGCTCTGCAAAGAGCCAGCAAGCACTTTCCAGTAATTTTAATCACCGGCCCCCGGCAGATCGGAAAAACGACATGCCTGCGGCATTCTGCTGACCAAAACCGCTCCTATGTAACATTAGATGACCCGCAAGCTCGTGAGCTTGCAATTGATGATCCTAAACTTTTTCTGCAGCGTTTCACTGCCCCGGTGTTGATCGATGAGATTCAGTACGCTCCACAGCTTCTGCCCTTAATCAAGATGGCTGTCGATTCTGGAGCAAACAAAGGCGATTACTGGTTGACGGGTTCACAGCAGTTCCATCTTATGGCGGGGGTTTCGGAGTCTCTTGCTGGGCGCGTCGGCATTCTGCAGATGCTTGGGTTCTCTTATACTGAGCTTATCAACCAGGGCCAAACTTCCAAACCCTTCATGCCTGACACCCGCGATTTTTATTCCACCAAAAAACCGATCGGACTAAAGGAGTTGTACGAACACATATGGCGTGGGAGTTTTCCGGCAATCGTCACCGATGAACAGATGGATCGCGATCTATTCTATTCCAGTTATGTTCAGACCTATCTCCAGCGGGATGTCAAGTCGCTGGTTAATGTCGGTGATGAGATGGCATTTATGAAATTCCTTCGGGGGGCCGCTGCACGTACCGGCCAGCTTTTAAATGTTGCCGAACTTGGACGTGATGCTGGCATAACACACAATACTGCAAAGAGATGGTTGAGCGTATTGGAAGCATCCGGCCTGGTTTTTTTATTGCAACCATATCATGGCAACTTTACCAAGAGGCTGGTCAAAACTCCCAAGCTCTATTTCATGGACACCGGTCTGGCCGCTTACTTAACACAGTGGACCACTCCTGAAACGCTTGAAGCAGGAGCTGCCAGTGGAGCATTTTTCGAGACATGGGCGATGACTGAAATAATAAAGAGCTACTGGCACAATGGAAAGGCAGCTCCAGTCTATTTTTACCGTGATAATGACCAACGGGAGATTGACCTTTTAATCGTTCAAAACGGCAAGCTCTTTCCGGCTGAGTTCAAGAAATCCGCTGCACCAGGCAAGGATGATGTCCGCCACTTTGCAGCTCTTGAAAGATTCAACATGCCTGTCGGACATGGTGCGGTTGTCTGCCTGACCGATACTGTCATCCCACTTTCGAAGAACACAACAGCGATTAATGTGAGTCAACTGGGATAA
- a CDS encoding GGDEF domain-containing protein: MKTVEDNSTARSSKVLFVGNPLAAFENVEQTLEHDFKRCENMLDAINAAAHQPYETIYVVMSCFTNKLESAIRTLRRVNGSARIVLLARMHEEFQARQLVATPVNRGGVADDYMICPVKVDEVFGEKTAESYERTSAKDADVDRQKDARIRELEKLAIQDDLTNLKNRRYVREFLGQILKKAQELDLWVTLLVFDIDNFKHYNDAYGHSVGDKVLIEAGEVIKNCCREHDVIARIGGDEFAVVFWDRPGDRLGEETVDASGERRRPSKGEHPDNAYQIAERFRRQISATKHEFLGPEGKGVLTISGGLASYPRDGQTVEQLFEQADMAMLEAKRSGKNRVYLVGPEGKYNPEA; this comes from the coding sequence ATGAAAACTGTAGAAGACAATAGTACGGCCAGATCCTCGAAGGTGCTCTTTGTGGGCAACCCTCTGGCGGCATTTGAGAATGTGGAGCAAACGCTGGAGCATGACTTCAAGAGATGTGAAAACATGCTAGACGCTATCAATGCGGCAGCGCATCAGCCTTACGAAACGATTTACGTAGTCATGTCATGTTTTACCAATAAACTGGAATCTGCGATCAGAACTCTCAGACGAGTGAACGGTTCAGCCAGGATCGTTCTGCTTGCGAGGATGCATGAGGAATTTCAGGCGAGACAGTTGGTCGCTACACCTGTCAACCGCGGCGGGGTGGCAGATGATTATATGATCTGCCCTGTGAAGGTTGATGAGGTATTCGGCGAGAAGACGGCGGAAAGCTATGAACGAACGTCTGCGAAAGATGCAGATGTGGACCGGCAGAAGGATGCTCGTATTCGGGAGCTGGAGAAGCTGGCGATCCAGGATGATCTGACCAACTTGAAGAACCGGCGGTATGTACGGGAATTTCTCGGGCAGATACTCAAAAAGGCGCAGGAACTCGATCTATGGGTTACGCTGCTTGTCTTCGATATTGACAATTTCAAGCATTACAACGATGCCTACGGCCATTCGGTCGGTGACAAGGTGCTGATCGAAGCGGGCGAGGTCATCAAGAACTGCTGTCGAGAGCATGATGTGATCGCGAGGATAGGCGGAGATGAGTTTGCTGTTGTTTTCTGGGACCGACCCGGTGACAGGCTGGGCGAAGAGACTGTCGATGCGAGCGGTGAGCGAAGGAGGCCCAGCAAGGGCGAACATCCTGACAACGCATACCAGATAGCTGAGAGATTCCGCAGGCAGATAAGTGCGACCAAGCATGAATTTCTGGGGCCCGAGGGTAAGGGTGTGCTGACTATCAGCGGCGGGCTCGCTTCATATCCCCGGGACGGGCAAACGGTCGAACAACTGTTCGAGCAGGCGGATATGGCGATGCTGGAAGCGAAACGGAGCGGGAAGAATCGGGTTTACCTGGTGGGTCCCGAGGGCAAATACAATCCCGAGGCATAG
- a CDS encoding recombinase family protein, with translation MQKQKSKTIRCAIYTRKSTEEGLNQEFNSLHAQREAAEAYIASQKSQGWVCLVNQYDDGGFTGGNMERPALKRLLQDIAEGQINCVVVYKVDRLSRSLMDFAKILARFEDHGVSFVSVTQQFNTTTSMGRLTLNVLLSFAQFEREVISERTRDKIAMARKRGKWSGGRPVLGYDICPDGGKLVINEAEAQQVRAIFDLFLKHKSILDTVEQLDMRGWTTKTWVTRKGHVKEGNAFNKSSLRSLLTNPLYIGKVHYKGVLYDGEHDAIVDPNVFAEVKQLLSTNRREMIRFKSGKVGGILKGLLRCKACDAGMSHAFSKKRNKRYRYYVCQNAQSRGWANCPHPSLPADEIERFVIDEIRQIGLDEKLVDQVVEESQAGIEAEIAEYRKRQKLLKKEIQRYDAELQSLASAAAYEEATNRLAGLQDRITMAQRDLSECCSHLDRLTDKKIEAEDIRQACRAFDPLWDTLTTREQWRMLSLLINRVEFDADTSSIDIIFYPTGIHRLNEEVLV, from the coding sequence ATGCAAAAGCAAAAAAGTAAGACAATCCGCTGTGCTATATATACCCGAAAGTCCACCGAGGAAGGATTGAACCAGGAGTTCAATTCGCTGCACGCCCAGCGGGAAGCTGCGGAGGCATACATTGCCAGCCAAAAAAGCCAGGGGTGGGTGTGCCTTGTCAATCAGTATGATGATGGCGGCTTTACCGGCGGCAATATGGAACGGCCTGCTTTGAAAAGACTGCTGCAGGATATTGCAGAGGGCCAGATCAACTGCGTGGTGGTTTACAAGGTCGACCGGCTCAGCCGTAGTTTGATGGATTTTGCGAAGATACTGGCCAGGTTTGAAGATCATGGTGTGTCATTCGTATCGGTTACGCAACAGTTTAATACGACCACGAGCATGGGCAGGCTGACGCTGAATGTACTGCTGAGCTTTGCCCAGTTCGAGCGGGAGGTTATCTCGGAACGGACACGCGATAAGATCGCGATGGCACGCAAGCGAGGTAAATGGAGCGGTGGACGGCCGGTGCTTGGATACGACATTTGCCCCGACGGCGGCAAGCTGGTCATCAACGAGGCAGAGGCTCAGCAGGTCCGGGCGATATTCGATCTGTTCCTAAAACACAAGAGCATACTCGATACGGTCGAACAGCTGGATATGCGTGGCTGGACAACGAAGACGTGGGTCACCCGCAAGGGACACGTGAAAGAAGGTAATGCGTTCAATAAGAGCTCGTTGCGGTCGCTGCTTACAAATCCGCTATACATTGGCAAGGTGCATTATAAGGGTGTACTTTATGATGGGGAGCATGATGCCATTGTCGATCCCAATGTGTTTGCCGAAGTTAAGCAGTTGCTTTCAACTAACAGGCGGGAGATGATAAGGTTCAAGTCCGGCAAAGTTGGGGGCATTCTCAAGGGGCTCTTGCGGTGCAAGGCCTGCGATGCTGGGATGAGCCATGCGTTCAGCAAGAAGAGGAACAAACGGTATCGCTACTATGTCTGCCAGAACGCACAGAGCAGAGGATGGGCAAATTGTCCGCATCCATCTCTGCCTGCAGATGAGATCGAGAGGTTTGTGATCGATGAAATTCGTCAGATCGGGCTGGATGAAAAGCTGGTGGATCAGGTTGTAGAAGAGTCGCAGGCAGGTATCGAAGCCGAAATTGCCGAATACCGCAAACGCCAGAAACTGCTTAAAAAGGAAATACAAAGATATGATGCTGAGCTGCAGAGTCTTGCATCTGCGGCAGCTTATGAGGAAGCCACCAACCGACTAGCTGGTTTGCAGGACAGGATCACCATGGCCCAGCGAGATCTTAGCGAATGCTGCAGCCATCTGGATAGACTGACCGACAAGAAGATCGAGGCTGAGGATATTCGCCAGGCCTGCAGGGCGTTTGATCCGCTATGGGACACGCTCACCACACGCGAGCAGTGGCGGATGCTGAGCCTGCTTATCAACCGGGTTGAGTTCGATGCCGACACCAGCAGCATTGATATCATATTCTATCCCACAGGAATTCACCGTCTAAATGAAGAGGTTTTGGTATGA
- a CDS encoding glycosyltransferase: MFWHIYNILAPVVILAQLLFLAMMFSNYRYVLKKAPRERTSYTPAALLTVPCKGIDNAFDRNVASFYALDYPAYVLHFVVESEDDPAFEHLNALRKKHLAGSDVKYVRILVAGRAQSCSQKIHNLLYSCENAPDDVEVFAFADSDACLSSDWLRQIVYPLRKDKNGASTGYRWFVPQKNNLATLALSAINAKVAQMLGNSHFNQAWGGSMAIKRDTFYDMKLDEIWSNALSDDLCLSWAVKQAKKKVVFVPACLVASYEQMDWLQLFEFARRQFMITRVIMPKTWLFGLASSLFATLGVWAGLAISIAASIAGKGHLWLYWTVPLVFVACQMIRAITRQNMIKRLLPEDAHTLKAARFADILGTPIWSVLTLITILSSAAGRTITWRDTRYKMISPTRTHISR; encoded by the coding sequence TTGTTCTGGCATATATACAACATCCTGGCTCCGGTCGTAATTCTAGCTCAATTGCTGTTCCTCGCGATGATGTTCAGCAACTACCGCTATGTCCTCAAAAAGGCTCCCAGGGAGCGAACCTCGTACACACCTGCAGCTTTATTAACGGTCCCTTGCAAAGGCATTGACAACGCGTTCGACAGGAATGTCGCTTCGTTTTACGCACTTGATTATCCCGCATACGTTCTGCACTTCGTAGTTGAGTCCGAAGATGACCCTGCTTTCGAGCACCTGAACGCTCTCAGGAAAAAACATCTTGCCGGTTCCGACGTTAAGTATGTCCGTATCCTGGTGGCAGGGCGGGCCCAAAGCTGCAGCCAGAAGATACACAACCTGCTTTACTCCTGCGAAAATGCTCCAGATGATGTCGAAGTGTTCGCTTTCGCCGACAGCGATGCATGCCTTTCAAGCGATTGGCTGCGTCAGATAGTTTACCCGCTGCGCAAAGACAAAAACGGGGCCTCCACAGGCTATCGGTGGTTCGTCCCCCAAAAGAACAACCTGGCAACACTGGCCCTGTCTGCTATCAATGCAAAGGTCGCGCAAATGCTCGGCAACAGCCACTTCAACCAGGCATGGGGCGGTTCGATGGCCATCAAACGCGACACATTTTATGATATGAAGCTGGACGAGATATGGTCCAACGCACTCAGCGACGATCTTTGCCTTTCATGGGCCGTCAAGCAGGCCAAGAAAAAGGTCGTATTCGTTCCCGCGTGTCTGGTGGCCTCTTACGAACAAATGGACTGGCTCCAGCTCTTCGAATTCGCCCGCAGGCAATTCATGATCACTCGCGTAATTATGCCCAAAACCTGGCTCTTCGGCCTTGCCAGCTCTTTATTCGCAACGCTCGGCGTATGGGCGGGTCTGGCGATCTCAATAGCGGCCTCAATTGCCGGAAAGGGCCATCTATGGCTGTATTGGACCGTACCGCTGGTGTTTGTTGCCTGCCAGATGATCCGCGCAATTACCCGGCAAAACATGATAAAGCGATTGCTCCCTGAAGACGCCCACACCCTCAAAGCAGCCCGATTTGCAGACATCCTTGGGACCCCCATCTGGTCCGTGCTTACGCTGATAACGATCCTCAGCTCCGCGGCAGGGCGTACCATCACCTGGCGCGACACACGCTATAAAATGATAAGTCCTACGCGCACTCACATCTCCAGGTGA
- a CDS encoding serine/threonine protein kinase: MPSSSVEIDGFTIIRKLGTGARSVIYLAKDDMTGNTIALKRAFLEKPEDTRIFEQIEKEYKVARQLDHPHIRKCYKLIKRRKLLRVNEVLLSMEMFEGKPLEDSPGLSLGDVILIFRMVATALNYMHQRGFVHCDIKPNNILIDGKGGLKVIDLGQSCKLGEIKQRIQGTPDYIAPEQVKRQHLSHRTDIFNLGATMYWALTGKNVPTLIPKNMDFATQVLQRREEFRAPHEIYRKIPRSLSQLVLDCVEEKPADRPESMSSIVSRLDKLIRDIFGNKLQKNGTASN, encoded by the coding sequence ATGCCAAGTTCTTCTGTTGAGATTGACGGCTTCACAATAATACGTAAGCTGGGTACTGGTGCCCGATCTGTCATATACCTTGCCAAGGACGATATGACAGGCAATACCATTGCGCTCAAGCGGGCATTCCTCGAAAAGCCCGAGGATACACGTATTTTCGAGCAGATCGAAAAAGAGTACAAAGTAGCCCGCCAGCTAGATCATCCTCACATTCGAAAATGCTATAAGCTTATTAAACGCCGCAAGTTACTGCGCGTAAACGAGGTTCTGCTCTCGATGGAGATGTTCGAAGGCAAGCCGCTCGAGGACTCCCCCGGCCTGAGCCTGGGCGATGTGATCCTTATCTTCCGCATGGTTGCGACGGCACTGAATTACATGCACCAGCGGGGCTTCGTCCATTGCGATATAAAGCCCAATAATATCCTTATAGACGGTAAGGGCGGTCTCAAGGTAATCGACCTTGGCCAGAGCTGCAAGCTTGGTGAGATCAAGCAGCGAATACAGGGTACACCGGACTACATAGCCCCCGAGCAGGTAAAGCGTCAGCATCTCAGCCATCGGACAGATATTTTCAACCTCGGTGCGACTATGTACTGGGCCCTTACCGGCAAAAATGTCCCCACGCTGATTCCCAAAAACATGGATTTTGCCACCCAGGTATTGCAAAGACGTGAAGAATTCCGCGCTCCACACGAAATCTATAGAAAAATTCCCCGCAGCCTCTCACAGCTTGTGCTGGATTGTGTTGAAGAAAAGCCCGCAGACAGACCAGAAAGCATGTCCTCGATCGTCAGTCGACTTGATAAGCTGATTCGTGATATTTTTGGAAATAAACTGCAGAAAAATGGCACAGCGAGTAATTGA
- a CDS encoding amino acid permease codes for MLKKELGLMHVFCIASGAMISSGLFVLPGIAFEKAGPAVVFSYAFAGILVIPVILAQSELATAMPRSGASYFFVERSLGPLAGTIAGLCVWMAIALKAAFAMIGIGALASFYTGNESQALVKIVAVAACLFFMGFNLLSAKGSGSIQVFLVFGLLLILTAYCFRSVPRMDGSSYMPFAPQGWNAVLAVTGMVFVSYGGLTGAVDIAEEVQQGGRNLPLGMFLAFAIVNIFYVVVVFVTVGVTKPDQLAGSLAPIGLGGEAVFGRIGRDIINIAAFLAFATTANAGVLSSSRTPMAMSRDGLLPGLLARTSRRFKTPYIAILLTGSLMITLIVVFSVEDLIKTASTILILTFVLTNASVVIMRFSGMQAYRPKFKIPLNPYLPIVCIIIYIFLIVEMGIVPLITAGVFAVAATLWYVFYVQKRIDRQSAIVYLVKNIVSRHIGRSGLEEELQHIALERDEITPDRFDRLVRKCPIIDIKSKITAKQLFHTASTEMAKRLDVDEKHLYRLFLERERESATVVRPGLAIPHIVVEGDGVFDVLLVRCKKGIVFSELHEPVRTAFVLVGSPDERNYHLRALMIIAHIVSEPDFEQRWFAAKNIEQLRDIVLLSGRQREHKK; via the coding sequence GTGCTTAAAAAAGAACTCGGTCTCATGCATGTCTTCTGTATCGCCTCAGGGGCTATGATCAGCTCCGGGCTTTTCGTGCTTCCAGGCATAGCTTTCGAAAAAGCCGGCCCCGCGGTAGTCTTCTCATACGCCTTCGCAGGCATTCTCGTCATACCTGTCATACTCGCCCAATCCGAGCTCGCTACCGCTATGCCTCGCTCCGGAGCCAGCTATTTCTTTGTAGAACGCAGCCTCGGCCCGCTGGCAGGCACCATCGCGGGCCTTTGCGTATGGATGGCAATAGCCCTAAAAGCCGCCTTCGCAATGATCGGCATCGGTGCACTGGCCAGCTTCTACACTGGTAACGAAAGTCAGGCACTCGTTAAGATCGTAGCTGTCGCCGCCTGCCTGTTCTTCATGGGCTTCAATCTCCTTTCCGCCAAGGGTTCCGGATCGATACAGGTATTTCTCGTGTTCGGCCTTTTGCTGATCTTGACCGCTTATTGTTTCAGAAGTGTCCCCCGTATGGACGGCAGCAGCTATATGCCTTTCGCCCCTCAGGGTTGGAACGCGGTGCTCGCTGTTACCGGAATGGTTTTCGTCTCCTACGGCGGTCTCACCGGCGCCGTCGACATCGCCGAAGAGGTCCAGCAGGGGGGCAGGAATCTCCCCCTGGGCATGTTCCTGGCCTTCGCCATTGTCAATATTTTCTACGTCGTAGTCGTTTTTGTAACCGTTGGAGTTACCAAGCCGGATCAATTGGCCGGTTCACTAGCACCAATCGGTCTCGGCGGCGAAGCAGTTTTTGGCCGCATAGGGCGGGACATCATAAACATCGCAGCATTTCTCGCCTTCGCCACCACCGCAAACGCAGGAGTCTTGAGCTCCTCGCGAACACCCATGGCCATGAGTCGTGACGGCCTTCTGCCCGGACTGCTTGCCAGGACCAGCCGCAGGTTCAAAACACCTTATATTGCGATCCTTTTGACCGGCAGTCTGATGATCACCCTAATCGTTGTTTTTTCAGTTGAGGACCTCATCAAAACGGCTTCAACCATCCTCATACTCACATTCGTGCTCACCAATGCATCCGTCGTCATAATGCGATTCTCCGGCATGCAGGCCTATCGCCCAAAATTCAAGATCCCGCTCAATCCCTATCTGCCCATAGTCTGCATTATCATCTACATCTTCCTCATCGTCGAAATGGGTATCGTGCCGTTGATCACGGCCGGTGTCTTTGCAGTCGCCGCAACGCTGTGGTATGTTTTTTACGTGCAGAAGAGGATCGACCGACAAAGTGCGATCGTCTATCTAGTCAAAAACATCGTATCGCGTCACATCGGCCGATCCGGCCTCGAAGAAGAACTTCAGCACATCGCTCTCGAACGCGACGAGATTACCCCTGATCGATTTGACCGCCTTGTGAGAAAATGTCCCATAATCGATATCAAATCGAAGATCACCGCAAAACAGCTTTTCCACACCGCTTCAACTGAGATGGCAAAACGTCTTGACGTCGATGAAAAACACCTTTACCGCTTGTTCCTCGAAAGAGAACGCGAATCCGCAACCGTCGTACGTCCCGGCCTCGCGATCCCGCACATCGTTGTGGAAGGGGACGGCGTATTCGACGTTCTGCTGGTACGCTGCAAAAAGGGTATCGTCTTTTCAGAGCTGCACGAACCTGTCCGCACCGCATTCGTTCTGGTGGGCTCGCCTGATGAACGCAACTATCACCTTCGTGCATTGATGATCATCGCCCACATCGTAAGCGAACCTGACTTCGAGCAGAGATGGTTCGCCGCCAAGAATATTGAACAGCTCCGCGACATAGTCCTTCTGTCCGGCCGGCAACGCGAACACAAAAAGTAA
- a CDS encoding metallophosphoesterase, whose product MAQRVIDLCKRGAEQNNKAKYRQGNVILLPEAAEVVVTGDLHGHRRNFERITQYADLETNHNRHIIFQEILHGGPEDECGGCLSFRVFADIIEYQLRYPDRVHLIMGNHDTAIINDRDVLKNGKEMNRALTGAMQRCFGDQYEEVSTALDEYLFSQPLAVKSPNGVWISHSLPKDRFVDDFDPSIFERPLTSEDLHRPNSVYLLTWGRRHSESTLQTLAEMLGVDIFILGHQAQDSGWCKAGKNLIILASDHDRGCMLKFETDKTYTANELAEAIIPLASLD is encoded by the coding sequence ATGGCACAGCGAGTAATTGACCTCTGCAAACGCGGAGCCGAGCAGAATAATAAGGCCAAATACCGCCAGGGCAACGTTATTTTACTCCCTGAAGCCGCCGAAGTCGTGGTCACAGGCGACCTGCACGGTCACAGACGCAATTTCGAACGGATCACCCAATACGCTGACCTGGAAACCAATCACAACCGGCATATCATCTTCCAGGAGATTCTGCACGGCGGCCCTGAAGACGAGTGCGGCGGATGCCTCTCATTCAGGGTTTTTGCCGACATTATCGAATACCAGCTCCGATATCCGGACCGCGTCCATCTGATCATGGGCAACCACGATACCGCGATCATCAACGACCGTGATGTCCTCAAGAACGGTAAAGAGATGAACCGAGCTCTTACCGGCGCGATGCAGCGATGTTTTGGCGATCAATACGAAGAAGTCAGCACAGCACTCGATGAGTATCTCTTCTCTCAGCCTCTTGCAGTAAAATCTCCAAACGGTGTCTGGATATCGCACAGCCTGCCTAAAGACCGATTCGTGGATGATTTCGACCCCTCGATCTTCGAGCGTCCACTCACCTCTGAGGACCTGCACAGGCCAAACTCTGTCTACCTGCTCACATGGGGCAGGCGTCACAGCGAAAGCACACTGCAAACGCTCGCAGAAATGCTCGGAGTTGACATTTTCATCCTCGGCCATCAGGCTCAGGATTCCGGCTGGTGCAAAGCTGGAAAAAACCTTATAATCCTTGCGTCCGACCACGACCGGGGCTGCATGCTCAAGTTCGAAACGGACAAGACGTACACAGCGAACGAACTGGCAGAGGCGATAATCCCTCTGGCTTCGCTCGATTAG
- a CDS encoding GIY-YIG nuclease family protein, with amino-acid sequence MAGKTIKLFLTEGKPNGLTVAELQQWTGIALACPRSELPKLNQRPEADKPGVYILTGQDEESQLPVAYIGEAENIRNRLREHHRSLDFWDRICFFTQKDDNLTKGHVRYLESRMIQVASDAKRTPLKNGSSPSPANIPLPESDLADMEYFLEQMQMVLPVLGVDLLQPQPVVTAEDAAENTAESPLFEFKARDAAASAKLMNGEFVVLEGSMARKESTASMHAYMEKMRRELLATGVLEEANGEQYRFTKNYAFGSPSTASGVIAGRASNGRKEWKVKDTRQTYGEWDEARLVD; translated from the coding sequence ATGGCTGGAAAAACGATAAAACTCTTTCTTACAGAAGGCAAGCCTAATGGTCTAACTGTTGCCGAATTACAGCAGTGGACTGGAATTGCCTTGGCATGTCCGCGTTCCGAGCTGCCAAAGCTCAATCAAAGGCCAGAGGCTGACAAGCCCGGTGTTTACATCCTTACAGGCCAGGACGAAGAATCGCAGTTGCCTGTTGCCTACATTGGTGAAGCTGAGAATATTCGCAACCGATTACGAGAACACCATCGATCGCTTGATTTTTGGGACCGCATCTGCTTTTTCACGCAGAAAGACGATAACCTAACCAAGGGACACGTTCGATATCTCGAGTCTCGCATGATTCAGGTTGCTAGTGATGCCAAGCGAACCCCTCTCAAGAATGGTTCCAGCCCCAGTCCTGCTAACATACCCTTGCCGGAATCTGATTTGGCGGACATGGAATACTTTCTTGAGCAGATGCAGATGGTCTTGCCAGTTCTCGGCGTTGATTTGTTGCAGCCTCAACCGGTAGTAACTGCAGAAGATGCTGCCGAAAATACAGCGGAGTCTCCTTTATTCGAATTCAAAGCTCGCGATGCCGCCGCCTCGGCTAAGTTAATGAACGGTGAATTTGTTGTTCTCGAAGGCTCAATGGCCCGCAAAGAATCTACTGCTTCAATGCATGCCTATATGGAAAAGATGAGAAGGGAGCTTCTTGCGACTGGAGTGCTGGAGGAGGCTAACGGCGAGCAATACCGTTTTACTAAAAATTACGCCTTTGGAAGCCCCAGTACCGCATCTGGCGTAATCGCCGGGCGGGCTTCAAATGGTCGTAAAGAATGGAAAGTTAAAGACACGAGACAGACTTATGGCGAGTGGGATGAGGCAAGGTTGGTGGATTAG
- a CDS encoding GIY-YIG nuclease family protein, whose protein sequence is MFYVYVLKNDSIGKRYVGQTNDLHRRLAEHNGSSLNPRRYTNKFPGKWVLVHCESYQSRSEAMQREKWLKSGAGRQWLDEQIGRASPPQAD, encoded by the coding sequence ATGTTTTACGTCTATGTTCTCAAGAATGATAGCATAGGTAAGAGATATGTGGGTCAGACAAATGACCTCCACCGCCGACTAGCCGAACACAACGGCAGCAGTCTGAATCCCAGGAGATATACAAACAAATTCCCCGGCAAGTGGGTGCTGGTGCATTGCGAAAGCTATCAAAGCCGTTCTGAAGCGATGCAAAGAGAAAAGTGGCTCAAATCGGGAGCTGGTCGCCAGTGGCTCGATGAGCAGATCGGTAGAGCGAGTCCGCCGCAGGCGGATTAA